The Thermus hydrothermalis genome includes a region encoding these proteins:
- a CDS encoding valine--tRNA ligase, whose amino-acid sequence MDLPKAYDPKAVEPKWAEKWANNPFVANPKSGKPPFVIFMPPPNVTGSLHMGHALDNSLQDALIRYKRMRGFEAVWLPGTDHAGIATQVVVERLLLKEGKTRHDLGREAFLERVWQWKEASGGTILKQLKRLGASADWSREAFTMDEKRSKAVRYAFSRYYHEGLAYRAPRLVNWCPRCETTLSDLEVETEPTPGRLYTLRYEVEGGGFIEIATVRPETVFADQAIAVHPEDERYRHLIGKRARIPLTEIWIPILADPAVEKEFGTGALKVTPAHDPLDYEIGERHGLEPVSVINLEGKMEGERVPEALRGLDRFEARRKAVELFREAGHLVKEEDYTIALATCSRCGTPIEYAIFPQWWLSMKPLAEKVIRGLERGDIAFVPERWKKVNLDWLRNVKDWNISRQLWWGHQIPAWYCEDCGAINVPRPERYLEDPTHCEACGSPRLRRDEDVFDTWFSSALWPLSTLGWPEETEDLKAFYPGDVLVTGYDILFLWVSRMEVSGYHFMGERPFKTVLLHGLFLDEKGQKMSKSKGNTIDPLELVARYGADALRFALLYLATGGQDIRLDPRWLEMARNFANKLYNAARFVLLSREGFQAKEDAPTLADRFMRSRLSRGVEEITALYEALDLAQAAREVYELVWSEFCDWYLEAAKPALKAGNAHTLRTLEEALATLLKLLHPMMPFITSELFQALTGKEELALEAWPEAKGEEEKEAETAFEALRQAVTAVRALRAEAGLPPGQEVGVYLEGETAPVGENLEVFRFLARAELLTAKPERALVKALPKVTARMPLEGLLDVEEWKRRQEKRLKELLELAERSRKKLSAPGFREKAPKEVVAAEEARLKENLEQAERIREALSQIG is encoded by the coding sequence ATGGACCTACCCAAGGCCTACGATCCCAAAGCGGTGGAACCCAAGTGGGCGGAGAAGTGGGCGAATAACCCCTTCGTGGCCAACCCCAAAAGCGGCAAACCCCCCTTCGTCATCTTCATGCCGCCCCCCAACGTCACGGGCTCCCTGCACATGGGCCACGCCCTGGACAACTCCCTCCAGGACGCCCTCATCCGTTACAAGCGCATGCGGGGGTTTGAGGCGGTGTGGCTTCCCGGCACCGACCACGCCGGGATCGCCACCCAGGTGGTGGTGGAGCGCCTCCTCCTCAAGGAGGGCAAGACCCGGCACGACCTAGGGCGGGAGGCGTTTTTAGAGCGGGTCTGGCAGTGGAAGGAGGCGTCGGGGGGAACCATCCTGAAGCAACTGAAGCGCCTTGGGGCCAGCGCCGACTGGAGCCGGGAGGCCTTCACCATGGACGAAAAGCGCTCCAAAGCGGTGCGCTACGCCTTTTCCCGCTACTACCACGAGGGCCTCGCCTACCGCGCCCCCAGGCTCGTGAACTGGTGCCCCCGGTGCGAAACCACCCTCTCGGACCTGGAGGTGGAAACCGAGCCCACCCCGGGCAGGCTCTACACCCTGCGCTACGAGGTGGAGGGGGGTGGCTTCATTGAGATCGCCACCGTCCGTCCCGAAACCGTCTTCGCCGACCAGGCCATCGCCGTCCACCCCGAGGACGAGCGCTACCGGCACCTCATCGGCAAAAGGGCCCGGATCCCCCTCACGGAGATCTGGATCCCCATCCTCGCCGACCCCGCCGTGGAGAAGGAGTTCGGCACCGGGGCCCTCAAGGTCACCCCGGCCCACGACCCCCTGGACTACGAGATCGGGGAGCGGCACGGCCTAGAGCCCGTTTCCGTCATCAACCTGGAAGGGAAGATGGAAGGCGAGCGGGTACCCGAGGCCCTCAGGGGCCTGGACCGCTTTGAGGCCCGCAGGAAGGCGGTGGAGCTTTTCCGGGAGGCGGGGCACCTGGTGAAGGAGGAGGACTACACCATCGCCCTCGCCACCTGCTCCCGCTGCGGCACCCCCATTGAGTACGCCATCTTCCCCCAGTGGTGGCTTTCCATGAAGCCCCTGGCGGAAAAGGTCATAAGGGGCCTGGAGCGGGGGGACATCGCCTTCGTGCCCGAGCGCTGGAAGAAGGTCAACCTGGACTGGCTCAGGAACGTCAAGGACTGGAACATCTCCCGCCAGCTTTGGTGGGGCCACCAGATCCCCGCCTGGTACTGCGAGGACTGCGGCGCCATCAACGTCCCGCGCCCCGAGCGCTACCTGGAAGACCCCACCCACTGCGAGGCCTGCGGAAGCCCGAGGCTCAGGCGGGACGAGGACGTCTTTGACACCTGGTTCTCCTCGGCCCTTTGGCCCCTTTCCACCCTGGGCTGGCCCGAGGAAACGGAGGACCTCAAGGCCTTCTACCCCGGGGACGTCCTGGTCACGGGGTACGACATCCTCTTCCTCTGGGTCTCCCGCATGGAGGTCTCCGGCTACCACTTCATGGGGGAAAGGCCCTTCAAGACCGTGCTCCTCCACGGCCTTTTCCTGGACGAAAAGGGCCAGAAGATGTCCAAGTCCAAGGGGAACACGATAGACCCCCTGGAGCTGGTGGCGCGCTACGGGGCCGACGCCCTTCGCTTCGCCCTCCTCTATTTGGCCACGGGGGGACAGGACATAAGGCTAGACCCCCGCTGGCTGGAGATGGCCCGCAACTTCGCCAACAAGCTCTATAACGCCGCCCGCTTTGTCCTCCTCTCCCGGGAAGGCTTCCAGGCCAAGGAGGACGCCCCCACCCTGGCGGACCGCTTCATGCGAAGCCGCCTAAGCCGGGGCGTGGAGGAGATCACCGCCCTCTACGAGGCCCTGGACCTGGCCCAGGCGGCCCGGGAGGTCTACGAGCTCGTCTGGAGCGAGTTCTGCGACTGGTACCTGGAGGCGGCCAAGCCCGCCCTCAAGGCGGGAAACGCCCACACCCTAAGGACCCTGGAGGAAGCCCTCGCCACCCTCCTCAAGCTCCTCCACCCCATGATGCCCTTTATCACCAGCGAGCTTTTCCAGGCCCTCACCGGCAAGGAGGAACTCGCCCTCGAGGCCTGGCCCGAGGCCAAGGGGGAGGAAGAAAAGGAGGCCGAAACCGCCTTTGAGGCCCTAAGGCAGGCGGTGACGGCGGTGCGGGCCCTAAGGGCCGAGGCGGGGCTTCCCCCGGGGCAGGAGGTGGGGGTCTACCTGGAAGGGGAAACGGCGCCCGTGGGGGAAAACCTGGAGGTCTTCCGCTTCCTGGCCCGGGCCGAGCTCCTTACGGCGAAGCCGGAAAGGGCCTTGGTCAAGGCCCTACCCAAGGTCACGGCCCGGATGCCCCTGGAGGGCCTCCTGGACGTGGAGGAGTGGAAGCGCCGGCAGGAGAAGCGGCTCAAAGAACTCCTAGAGCTGGCGGAAAGGAGCCGAAAGAAGCTCTCCGCC
- a CDS encoding Mrp/NBP35 family ATP-binding protein has product MALSEERVLEALRTVMDPELGKDLVSLGMVGEVRLEGKRLEVLVNLTTPACPLKGQIEADIRKALLPLGLEEVQVRFGGGVKAPEQYPIPGVKHVVAVASGKGGVGKSTVAANLALALSREGAAVGLLDADLYGPSQAKMFGLEGQKLKVDQNRKILPLEAYGIKVLSMANLVPPGQAMIWRGPILHGTLKQFLEEVNWGELDYLVVDLPPGTGDVQLSLTQLTKVSGGVIVTTPQEVALIDAERAADMFKKVQVPILGVLENMSAFLCPHCGKPTPIFGEGGGRRLAEKLKARFLGEIPLTLSLRESGDQGVPVVAKDPEGLEAQAFRKAAQELAAALSVQTFIALPMA; this is encoded by the coding sequence ATGGCGCTATCGGAAGAGCGGGTCCTCGAGGCCCTGCGCACGGTGATGGACCCCGAGCTCGGGAAGGACCTGGTGTCCTTGGGCATGGTGGGGGAGGTGCGGCTGGAGGGCAAGCGGCTGGAAGTCCTCGTGAACCTCACCACCCCCGCCTGTCCCCTGAAGGGGCAGATTGAGGCGGACATCCGGAAGGCCCTTCTCCCCCTGGGCCTGGAGGAGGTGCAGGTCCGCTTCGGCGGCGGGGTGAAGGCCCCGGAGCAGTACCCCATCCCCGGGGTGAAGCACGTGGTGGCGGTGGCCTCGGGTAAGGGCGGGGTGGGGAAGAGCACCGTGGCCGCCAACCTGGCCCTGGCCCTAAGCCGGGAAGGGGCGGCGGTGGGCCTGCTGGACGCTGACCTCTACGGGCCGAGCCAGGCCAAGATGTTCGGCCTGGAGGGGCAGAAGCTTAAAGTGGACCAAAACCGAAAAATCCTCCCCTTGGAGGCCTATGGCATCAAGGTCCTCTCCATGGCCAACCTCGTTCCTCCGGGCCAGGCCATGATCTGGCGTGGGCCCATCCTCCACGGCACCCTGAAGCAGTTTTTGGAGGAGGTGAACTGGGGGGAGCTGGACTACCTGGTGGTGGACCTTCCCCCAGGCACCGGGGACGTGCAGCTAAGCCTGACCCAGCTCACCAAGGTTTCGGGGGGAGTAATCGTCACCACCCCTCAGGAGGTGGCCCTCATAGACGCCGAGCGGGCGGCGGACATGTTTAAAAAGGTGCAGGTCCCCATCCTGGGCGTGCTGGAGAACATGAGCGCCTTCCTCTGCCCCCACTGCGGCAAGCCCACCCCCATCTTCGGGGAGGGGGGCGGTAGGCGGCTTGCCGAGAAGCTCAAGGCCCGCTTCCTGGGCGAGATCCCCCTCACCCTTTCCCTGCGGGAAAGCGGGGACCAGGGGGTGCCCGTGGTGGCCAAGGACCCCGAGGGCCTCGAGGCCCAGGCCTTCCGCAAGGCGGCCCAGGAGCTCGCCGCCGCCTTGAGCGTCCAGACCTTCATCGCCCTGCCCATGGCCTGA
- a CDS encoding helix-turn-helix transcriptional regulator — protein MALLLEGTKERVLDLLRVRPRTAKEVAEALGISQVAARKHLEDLEARGLVRSEVRRCPGRGRPYRLYQAQDEGAPYAALCGDVLKGLEGALGKEGVVRLLLERNRKLFAPLNLQGLPLKEKLERLAAFLRTQGYEAEVVEEEGRLYLCQHRCPKLALSREHEALCQSELLAYQELLGLPLLREERLAEGGSCCRYRVE, from the coding sequence ATGGCCCTTCTCCTGGAAGGCACCAAGGAACGGGTTTTGGACCTCCTAAGGGTCAGGCCCCGCACCGCCAAGGAGGTGGCGGAGGCTTTGGGCATCAGCCAGGTGGCGGCCCGGAAGCACCTGGAGGACCTGGAGGCCCGGGGCCTGGTGCGCTCGGAGGTGCGGCGTTGCCCTGGCCGGGGCCGGCCCTACCGGCTCTACCAAGCCCAGGACGAGGGGGCACCCTACGCCGCCCTTTGCGGGGACGTACTAAAGGGCCTCGAGGGGGCCCTGGGGAAAGAGGGGGTGGTGCGGCTCCTTTTGGAAAGGAACCGGAAGCTCTTCGCCCCCCTAAACCTCCAGGGGCTTCCCCTCAAGGAAAAGCTAGAGCGCCTCGCCGCCTTCCTCCGCACCCAGGGCTACGAGGCGGAGGTGGTGGAGGAGGAGGGGAGGCTCTACCTCTGCCAGCACCGATGTCCCAAGCTCGCCCTTTCCCGCGAGCACGAGGCCCTTTGCCAAAGCGAGCTCCTCGCCTACCAGGAGCTTTTGGGCCTGCCCCTCTTGCGGGAAGAGCGCCTGGCCGAGGGGGGAAGCTGCTGCCGCTACCGCGTAGAATAG
- a CDS encoding 50S ribosomal protein L11 methyltransferase — translation MWVYRLKGTPWELDPILPELFDRGARGLEEREGEVLAYFPAPLDLPYGGVWEEVPDEDWLSAWRRDLKPALAPPFVVLAPWHTWEGPEIPLVIEPGMAFGTGHHETTRLALMALARHLRPREKVLDLGTGSGILAIAAAKLGGEALGVDIDPSVLPQAEANARQNRVAVRFLEGSLTEALPFGPFDLVVANLFAELHQAFAPQYRAALAPGGRLLATGILREKAPMVREALVGAGFAPLEEVGEGEWVLLAYRR, via the coding sequence GTGTGGGTATACCGCCTAAAGGGGACGCCTTGGGAACTGGACCCCATCCTCCCCGAGCTCTTTGACCGGGGGGCGAGGGGCTTGGAGGAACGGGAAGGGGAGGTCCTCGCCTACTTCCCTGCCCCCCTGGACCTGCCCTACGGGGGGGTCTGGGAGGAGGTGCCGGACGAGGACTGGCTTTCCGCCTGGCGGCGCGACCTAAAGCCCGCCTTGGCCCCGCCCTTCGTGGTCCTGGCCCCTTGGCACACCTGGGAGGGGCCGGAGATCCCCTTGGTCATTGAGCCCGGCATGGCCTTCGGCACCGGGCACCACGAGACCACCCGCCTGGCCCTCATGGCCCTCGCCCGCCACCTCCGCCCCCGCGAAAAGGTGCTGGACCTGGGCACGGGAAGCGGCATCCTGGCCATCGCCGCCGCCAAGCTCGGGGGAGAGGCCTTGGGGGTGGACATAGACCCTTCCGTCCTCCCCCAGGCGGAGGCCAACGCCCGGCAAAACCGCGTGGCGGTGCGCTTCCTGGAAGGGAGCCTCACGGAGGCCCTGCCCTTTGGGCCCTTTGACCTTGTGGTGGCGAACCTCTTCGCCGAGCTCCACCAGGCCTTTGCCCCCCAGTACCGGGCGGCCCTGGCCCCCGGGGGGCGGCTTCTCGCAACCGGCATCCTCAGGGAAAAGGCCCCCATGGTCCGGGAGGCCCTGGTGGGTGCAGGCTTCGCCCCGTTGGAGGAGGTGGGGGAGGGGGAGTGGGTCCTCCTCGCCTACCGGAGGTAG
- a CDS encoding 16S rRNA (uracil(1498)-N(3))-methyltransferase, which yields MRPHRAYSPGLTGVLSLRESRHLLEVLRARVGDRFTVFDAEREALAEVVDLGPPVRYRILEERRPEREVGVEVVLYVALLKGDKLSEVVRGATELGATRIQPLVTQHSVPKEMGEGKLKRLQAIAVEAAKQSGRLRVPEILPPIPLKAVPQVPQGLVAHVGAGRLVREALDPEKPLALAVGPEGGFAEEEVELLQERGFTPVTLGRRILRAETAALALLALCTSGEGR from the coding sequence ATGCGCCCCCACCGCGCCTACAGCCCAGGCCTTACCGGGGTGCTTTCCCTAAGGGAAAGCCGCCACCTCCTGGAGGTGCTCAGGGCCCGGGTGGGGGACCGGTTCACCGTGTTTGACGCCGAGCGGGAGGCCTTAGCGGAGGTGGTGGACCTGGGGCCCCCGGTGCGCTACCGCATCCTCGAGGAGCGCCGCCCCGAGCGGGAGGTGGGGGTGGAGGTGGTCCTCTACGTGGCCCTCCTCAAAGGGGACAAGCTGAGCGAGGTGGTCCGGGGGGCCACGGAGCTCGGGGCCACCCGCATCCAGCCCCTCGTCACGCAGCATAGCGTGCCCAAGGAGATGGGGGAGGGGAAGCTTAAGCGCCTCCAGGCCATCGCCGTGGAGGCGGCGAAGCAGTCGGGGAGGCTAAGGGTTCCCGAAATCCTTCCCCCCATTCCCCTCAAGGCGGTCCCCCAGGTGCCCCAGGGCCTCGTGGCCCACGTGGGGGCGGGCCGCCTGGTGCGGGAGGCCTTGGACCCGGAGAAGCCCCTGGCGCTCGCCGTGGGGCCCGAAGGGGGCTTCGCCGAGGAGGAGGTGGAGCTTTTGCAGGAGAGGGGCTTCACCCCCGTCACCTTGGGGCGGAGGATCCTGAGGGCGGAAACCGCCGCCCTCGCCCTCCTCGCCCTTTGCACCAGCGGGGAGGGAAGGTGA
- a CDS encoding AEC family transporter, whose translation MPHMQALLNTVVPVALVVLSGYLLGRRMPMDLTTLSRLTLYLLVPALIFDAMYRAEYTREGLWGLFFGFALTYALLFLLIQGTGRLLGLSPEGLKGLVVCSLFPNSGNMGLSLTYFALGEEGLRRAVVYFVLSSVVMFGLGPAFIRGGGLWEGLRLTLRLPLFYALLLGLLLKALGVSLPFRLDEGVRLMGQAAIPVLLLTLGMQMGQTRFQVGPFEATASALRLLLAPLLAYGAGLLLGLPRLEHQVLVLQSATPVAVNAFLMTREFGGDALRVARSVVVSTFLAFLTIPLVLWFIGVR comes from the coding sequence ATGCCCCACATGCAGGCCCTCCTCAACACCGTGGTCCCCGTGGCCCTGGTGGTCCTCTCCGGCTACCTCCTGGGCCGGCGCATGCCCATGGACCTCACCACCCTAAGCCGCCTCACCCTCTACCTCCTGGTGCCCGCCCTGATCTTTGACGCCATGTACCGGGCGGAGTACACCCGGGAAGGGCTTTGGGGGCTCTTCTTTGGCTTCGCCCTCACCTACGCCCTCCTCTTCCTCCTCATCCAAGGGACGGGGAGGCTTCTTGGGCTCTCCCCGGAAGGGCTTAAAGGCCTCGTGGTCTGTAGCCTCTTCCCCAACTCCGGCAACATGGGCCTTTCCCTCACCTACTTCGCCTTGGGCGAGGAAGGGCTTCGGCGGGCCGTGGTCTACTTCGTCCTCTCCAGCGTGGTCATGTTCGGCCTGGGGCCGGCCTTCATCCGGGGCGGGGGGCTATGGGAAGGGCTTCGCCTCACCCTGCGCCTGCCCCTCTTCTACGCCCTCCTCCTGGGCCTTCTCCTAAAGGCCTTAGGGGTCTCCCTCCCCTTCCGCCTGGACGAGGGGGTGCGGCTCATGGGCCAGGCGGCCATCCCCGTCCTCCTCCTAACCCTGGGAATGCAGATGGGCCAGACCCGCTTCCAGGTGGGCCCCTTTGAGGCCACGGCCAGCGCCTTGAGGCTCCTCCTAGCCCCCCTCCTCGCCTACGGGGCGGGGCTTCTTCTGGGGCTTCCCAGGCTGGAACACCAGGTCCTGGTCCTCCAGTCCGCCACCCCCGTGGCGGTGAACGCCTTCCTCATGACGCGGGAGTTTGGCGGGGACGCCCTACGGGTGGCGCGAAGCGTGGTGGTTTCCACCTTCTTGGCCTTCCTCACCATCCCCCTGGTCCTTTGGTTCATCGGGGTCCGGTAG